The following coding sequences lie in one Verrucomicrobia bacterium CG1_02_43_26 genomic window:
- a CDS encoding phosphomethylpyrimidine synthase — translation MDSFPNSKRVYIEGSRPDIKVPMREISLSPTHHANGTVEENEPLRVYDTAGPWGDEDYEGDVTKGLPELRKTWVQERQDVEEYEGREIKPLDDGYLSDKHREHAIEKNKLQTFTGHEPRKFMRAKGGKAVTQLEYARRGVITPEMEFVAIRENMRLQNAREALEMNPAAAQNDLRIQHVGQSFGASIPKIITPEFVRDEIARGRAIIPCNINHRELEPMIIGRNFLVKINANIGNSAITSSIEEEVEKLRWAVRWGADTVMDLSTGKNIHQTREWIIRNSPVPIGTVPIYQALEKVNGKVEDLNWEIFRDTLIEQAEQGVDYFTIHAGVLLRYIPLTAKRMTGIVSRGGSIMAKWCLTYHQENFLYTHWDEICEIMRAYDISFSIGDGLRPGSIADANDAAQFGELKTQGELTRRAWELGVQVMNEGPGHIPMHMIQENMEKQLKWCDEAPFYTLGPLTTDIAPGYDHITSGIGAALIGWYGCALLCYVTPKEHLGLPDKNDVRDGVITYKIAAHVADLAKGHPAAQYRDNALSKARFEFRWEDQFNLSLDPERAREFHDATLPQEKAKTAHFCSMCGPNFCSMKISEDVRKFAESGMEEKAKEFVEQGSALYT, via the coding sequence ATGGATTCTTTTCCTAACTCCAAGCGTGTCTATATAGAAGGCAGCAGGCCTGATATAAAAGTCCCTATGCGGGAGATTTCCCTCTCCCCTACTCACCATGCCAACGGCACTGTTGAAGAAAATGAGCCGTTGCGCGTATACGATACCGCTGGACCTTGGGGTGATGAGGATTATGAAGGCGATGTGACTAAGGGCTTACCCGAGTTACGGAAAACATGGGTTCAGGAACGTCAGGATGTTGAGGAGTATGAGGGGCGTGAGATTAAACCACTTGATGATGGGTATTTGTCCGACAAGCATAGAGAGCACGCGATTGAGAAGAATAAGCTGCAGACGTTTACAGGTCATGAGCCTAGAAAGTTCATGCGGGCCAAGGGTGGCAAAGCAGTTACTCAGCTAGAATACGCCAGGCGTGGGGTGATTACTCCGGAGATGGAGTTTGTGGCGATTCGAGAAAACATGCGTTTACAAAATGCGCGCGAAGCATTGGAGATGAACCCGGCAGCGGCTCAGAACGATTTACGCATTCAACATGTCGGACAGTCCTTCGGAGCAAGTATACCGAAAATAATTACGCCAGAGTTTGTGCGTGATGAGATTGCAAGAGGTCGTGCGATCATTCCTTGTAACATTAACCACCGTGAACTAGAGCCCATGATTATTGGGCGCAATTTCTTGGTAAAGATTAACGCTAATATTGGGAACTCAGCCATTACTTCCTCCATTGAAGAAGAAGTTGAAAAACTACGCTGGGCGGTGCGCTGGGGAGCAGACACCGTAATGGATCTCTCTACGGGCAAGAATATTCACCAGACCAGAGAGTGGATTATTCGTAACTCCCCTGTGCCAATCGGTACAGTACCGATTTACCAAGCCCTTGAAAAGGTAAACGGTAAGGTAGAAGACCTGAATTGGGAGATTTTTAGAGACACGTTAATCGAACAAGCTGAGCAAGGCGTAGATTACTTTACGATTCATGCCGGCGTACTCTTACGCTATATCCCTTTAACGGCTAAGCGGATGACGGGGATTGTTTCCCGTGGTGGGTCTATCATGGCCAAGTGGTGCCTGACGTACCACCAGGAGAATTTCCTCTATACCCATTGGGATGAGATTTGTGAGATTATGCGCGCGTATGATATTTCGTTCTCAATTGGCGATGGCCTAAGGCCTGGCTCGATCGCGGATGCTAATGACGCGGCGCAATTCGGAGAACTCAAAACCCAAGGCGAGTTGACCAGACGCGCCTGGGAGCTCGGTGTCCAAGTGATGAACGAAGGGCCGGGACACATCCCCATGCACATGATCCAAGAGAACATGGAGAAGCAGCTTAAATGGTGTGATGAAGCACCTTTCTATACGCTGGGGCCATTAACAACAGACATTGCACCTGGGTATGACCATATTACGAGCGGTATAGGAGCAGCTTTGATCGGATGGTACGGTTGCGCGCTTCTATGTTATGTGACACCCAAAGAGCACCTTGGATTGCCGGACAAGAATGATGTGCGTGACGGCGTGATCACTTACAAAATTGCGGCCCACGTGGCAGACCTTGCTAAAGGGCACCCCGCGGCACAGTATAGAGACAATGCCCTTTCTAAAGCACGCTTTGAGTTTCGTTGGGAAGACCAGTTTAACCTTTCCTTGGATCCGGAACGAGCAAGAGAGTTTCATGACGCTACCCTCCCCCAGGAGAAAGCGAAAACAGCTCACTTCTGCTCGATGTGCGGACCCAACTTTTGCTCCATGAAAATATCCGAAGACGTGCGTAAGTTCGCAGAGTCCGGCATGGAAGAGAAGGCCAAGGAGTTTGTCGAACAAGGAAGCGCACTGTATACGTAG
- a CDS encoding lipoyl synthase produces MDNKDQMTQKKPDWLRAKLPSSPEYKSVRKLVDDNELHTVCQSAQCPNMGECWSRGTATVMILGNVCTRSCTFCAIQTGRPGTVDIGEPARVADAVAKMGLKHTVVTSVARDDLKDGGASIWAATIRAIRFRCPNTAVEVLIPDFQGKSEQMDIVLAAKPDILNHNMETVKRLQRPIRKTATYDRTLWVLDYAKKKGFVTKSGIMLGMGEQKEEIAETLRDLRSIGVDIITIGQYLRPSEKHTPIDRWVTPEEFNEWKEYGLSIGIGVIESGPLVRSSYHAEEQSEAYGLTGSRVRTDQAI; encoded by the coding sequence ATGGATAATAAAGACCAGATGACGCAAAAGAAGCCGGATTGGCTGCGCGCAAAACTACCCTCTAGCCCGGAATACAAGTCTGTCAGAAAACTCGTTGATGATAATGAGCTGCATACCGTTTGCCAAAGTGCTCAGTGCCCAAATATGGGAGAGTGTTGGTCTCGCGGAACCGCAACCGTGATGATTTTAGGGAACGTGTGTACCCGCTCTTGTACTTTTTGTGCCATTCAGACAGGTCGGCCAGGGACCGTAGACATCGGAGAGCCAGCCAGAGTCGCAGACGCAGTTGCAAAAATGGGGCTTAAGCACACCGTTGTTACCTCTGTTGCACGTGACGATTTAAAAGACGGTGGAGCTTCTATATGGGCTGCTACGATACGCGCGATTCGTTTTCGCTGCCCGAACACCGCAGTGGAAGTGTTGATTCCAGACTTCCAGGGCAAATCGGAGCAGATGGATATCGTTCTTGCCGCAAAGCCTGACATTTTAAACCACAACATGGAAACGGTAAAGCGTTTGCAGAGGCCCATTCGGAAAACAGCTACCTATGATAGAACCCTGTGGGTACTTGATTACGCCAAGAAAAAGGGCTTTGTGACCAAATCTGGCATTATGTTGGGCATGGGGGAACAGAAAGAAGAAATCGCAGAAACTTTGCGGGACTTGCGTAGTATTGGCGTAGATATCATTACCATTGGCCAATATTTGCGCCCTTCGGAAAAGCATACCCCGATTGATCGCTGGGTGACGCCAGAAGAGTTTAATGAATGGAAGGAGTATGGCCTTTCCATTGGAATTGGTGTGATTGAGTCTGGCCCGTTGGTGCGTTCCTCATATCACGCGGAAGAACAATCTGAAGCTTATGGGCTGACAGGATCTCGTGTGCGTACAGATCAGGCTATATAG